The sequence gcggcgagaggcgttcttgccggccgccgccatggacgccACGGCCTTGGCCCACGCCACGAGCTCCCGCTTCATCCGCTTCTCGTCGCCCCAGACCACCGGGTCCACCGGCCGGCCCGTCTCCGCGGcgaggaacgccgccgccgccgccctcgccgagacctcctcgtcggcgccgcccgcggccgggAACGCCCGACGCGCCATCTCCGCTCCCAGAGCCATGTCGAacggcccgcgcgcgcgcaccaCTCCTCCCGACCGGTCGCTGCTCAGGCTGGCATGAGGAAGAAGAACTCGGCGGTCGGCGCGCCTGCCTCCCGGCTCGTCTTTATACGCGCGCGGGCGCGCGCCGcaagcgccggcggccggcttgCGTAATATCTGGCGCGCGTAGCATATTCCTCCGCGCCGAGGCGGGGGATCGTGTGACGCGGAGCGGGCCGCGTGCGCCCGCGGATCGATCCGGCTGGGGGCGTCGCGGTCCGGGTTCTGGACCGGCACCACCATGGCATTGTGGTGCCGTCGTGTCACACTACATACACGTTCCGGATACGATCCTCGGCGAGGTACGATCGGGAAGCTAGCAAACGTGCCGGGGGACACGGCCGGATCACCATCCGTTCTTGTCGGAACATACACGGGGGTGGTGGCGCGACGTGCGCGCGCGAGCGTTCAGAAAGCTCGCCCCTGCTGCGCGCTACGTACGCTGATGAcatccctcgccgtcgccggccggccgtcctCGCGGAGTTGTCGCGGCGCACGGAACGTGCGTTGTTGCCTAGCGACCTCGCGCGCGCAGCGGAACGGGAACGGAATCCTGCTCGACGGCGACGGTGCCGCGGGATCGGACCACATGCGCCGGTGATCGGACCGGCAGGCCGAGGAGCTCCACAGGACACGGGAGCATGGTCCCGGCCGTGGACTTGTTGTGGACCTGCACGGGGTCTCCATTTTCAGCGTGGGTTCAGTATTCCCCCGCGCCCGCTGTCGTGAGGGTGATGGATCATGGATGGATTAAGCCGTGAAAAGGGGTAGCTAGGTTTGGTGCTGCTCCTGCACCGTTACTGTTAGGGGCCAATATAGCAAGATCGACTCAACTT comes from Panicum virgatum strain AP13 chromosome 4K, P.virgatum_v5, whole genome shotgun sequence and encodes:
- the LOC120703147 gene encoding uncharacterized protein LOC120703147: MALGAEMARRAFPAAGGADEEVSARAAAAAFLAAETGRPVDPVVWGDEKRMKRELVAWAKAVASMAAAGKNASRRRRRP